Sequence from the Primulina huaijiensis isolate GDHJ02 chromosome 16, ASM1229523v2, whole genome shotgun sequence genome:
GTTCTCTATACTTTCTTTTTCACATATAAGCAGGAGAGGGACTAACGGACACACTGCATGGTTTGTCTAGTGCTGAGGTAATTTATGCTCTAACATGATTATCTTTTCAAGCTTTTTCATTTTGCATGTTGTGATCATGCTGTATTTTAACTTACAAGCATGTTGCCTCTGACGATCTCATCACTTGAAAAAGTTTGTCTGGGAATCTGTATAGGATTATACAAGAGTTCAAAAGTTTCATTCATTTAAGATTACTGATCTGCAAATTTCTTTCATCTTTTGCCTCGCATGCATACCTTTTTACCACCATGCTGTTGTATACTTCGACATCTATTAGATATGAGTTGTCCCATGCATCATACTGTTTCTTGAACTTGTCCTTTTTCTCCTTCTCTTGACTGTCATTGTTCCATCTctgtaattaaaaatttataggTGAAAAGCATTGTTGAATGGAGAGATTTCTACTTCAGAACATACACGTGAGTGATGTTTCAacctttctttttaaaaaaaaataataataattgccGTGTGTGCTTTTTTAACTTtccttttcaaaaaaataattggcTACTTTATTTGGTCAGTAACGGTATTGCATGTTGTATGCTTATTGATTATTCAGATAATCATGTATGTCATTTTTCTATTTCGTTGGCATTTGTTTTTCTGGTTAAAGTCTAGTGAAGCAAAACTTAAGAATTCAAAATCAATTGACTATCTTCTTATAGTTTACTCGGGGATGCAAATTTTCCCCCGGGAACCTGTAATGGGGCAAGTTTGGGGATTTGAAGCAAATTGGAGATGGGTATGAGAATGTTATACTCATCCCGAAACCTTTCCGAAGTCCTCGATAATAATATcatcactaataataataataatgaattttcctaataattaaaaaaaactcaaattcataacattcaaatattgtTCATGATCCGACTCGTCACCTCATGATAATTATGcgatttcatttttttgtttattaaaactaTGAATTACAAAAGTTTATATTGTTCAAGTAATATTAGTAGTTATATACGTAATAGGATTATtgtatgaatattttttaagtgAATTTGAAGACTTTTTTAGTTAACTAAACCGATATTTGAAGCGGAGATGGAGATAATGTTTAATTCACGTCAGGTCGGGGATGATGATGACAAATCTGGCTCACTTCGTTATCATTTCTAGATTATTTTGAAGCGATGATGATGACTAGGATGAAGATTTAATGTGCGCGAAGTCGGGATGAGAATTTTCAGGCCAATTAATAAAATCGGGTATGGAGACTCGACAGAGACTTAATCCCCACAGAGATTAAATGGGGAATCTCCGATTAGAAAAAACGAGGATCAAATCCCGCTCTGTCCCATCGTCGTCCCCAAGTTTCTGTGTTTTTTATCAGTATGAAACCAAAAGTGCCACAGCAACAGAACTTATACATCTTTTTATACAACATGCTTAAGGGTTACTGATGAGACGTGACTTCAATCTATATACCGTATTTCGGAACCAATCAAATGAAACAAATGCATAGTTTGCTCAAGTTAGTTTGACATTTCCCTCGACTTTTGACAGATTTGTCGGTAAGTTAGTTGGTCGCTATTATGACGGTGAAGGCAACCCCACAAAATACTTAAAAGGGGTCGAAGCAAAGGCGGCTAGAGGTGCACAGCTGCTTGAAAAACAGAAGAAAGAAGAGGCTAAAGTAGCTAGCTGTAATTCAAGATGGAGTCAGGAAGAAGGTTCAGAGGTATGACCTCCCTTTATCTAGTTATTGGCATTGGAATGAGCCAGTGTTCTTATTAGAGTGCATTTGTGCATTTCCTGCTAACAGTTCACATAAGGATAATTCTGGTACATAAAACATTTAGCAATCACAGGGCTCATAACATTTGAGCTTTATTATTATGTGGTGCACATGAACCGGGGGCCATCCGAGCAGTGTTGGACCCTGCCTAttcaagttcgactcccaaaaAATTGAGGTTAAAACAGTGATTTTTGAATAGTATCAACAAAAATATCTTGAGCTCAACTACCGACTGGTGCTTGAACCTGAGAAATTGTACTCGTGCTCAATCGAGTTGCTATTTGAGTTAAACTCAAACTTGATGCCATTTAAGTCGAACTTTGATCAAGCTTATAATCATAACTAGGGCTAGCCCCCAGCTCATCATTCACGTTGGTTGGTTTCAACCACCTGTCAGTTTTTAAGAGTTAATACCCAAGATTCCTTTGTTTATTTACTTTATATAACGATCGAGTTATGCGTGAATTGGTGTTTCTGAACTCGGACTAATTATTTCAGGTATGGTGCGATGATGGGTACCCGAGGTTAGTTCAGAGACCAGAAGAAATAGCTTTGACTGGGAAAATGAGCAAGCGTTGTGCTTGCTTTAAAGAAGATGAACTTGGCCAGGCCGGTTTGGAAGTCTACAACGGATGCGATTATTTAGCCAAGAAATGTCGACTCTAACCACGTGATATATTTTTGAATTCTTTACCATTTCTTGTTTTCTGCATAAATCAGAACGCTTAGATTGAACGGTGTCAAGAATTGTGGTTTTAGTTAGTCACTTCGTATTATCAATTATGTTTACATGTTTGTGTTATGCTTCGAACTTGAGCGTAGAGAATTTATTCCCAAGTCAAATTGATCTGTATACAGAAATTTTAGCAATATGATATCCGTGGGATTTTGAAACTTCTGAGCTTGGAatccaaatttaaataaatgcatttgTTCTTGAATTTaccataattatttttaaaaattgccaCAAGCCAAGGTTGATCCAATGATTATTAATAATGTGTTATTTGTGTTTTCTCTTGTGGACTAATGTATCATATCACGTCAAAAATTATAATGATTGGATAAAgataatatctcaaaaatatgAGCCGACTTCTTTTAGTACTGTGTGGTTTAGGGACGAACCAAACAGAAGTCATGGGCATGTGAGGTCCGggggccgaagagggcaggGGGTgaacggacaatgagcggctcctggcaaaCTTCTAGACGAAagaaacatgaatgaaccgatctcacACTGGAAGGAGAGAGATTCCAAAAGCAGTTTATgtatgagactgtgcagttgagaaatgtttaaaagatttgatatgtactactaatataaaaaatatacatcTTCTTTTCGGAAGCTCGTCATATAAGAACtctaaagttaagcgtgcttaacTTGAGACAATTCTGAAATGGGTGACCCCCTGAGAAGTttcttagggtgcgtgtgagtgataacataagcacgctgaaaaGACTTGTCTTGGTACAGTGGAGACAGTCGTCGAATTTTGGGGTGTTACACCATCTGTATAGTTGCTAAATGGTTTTCATGGTAAAAATATAGTAAGTAGTTTCCTTGAATGTGTGAAGTTATTTTGATATGTCGTTCATTCACCGTATTCATTTATGTGTTTGATGTGACATTCACATATTAGATATACaattttgatttgcttcatcacatccaatataTGATGTCACTTTAGCGATGAACACGTTAGACGGACATCATATCAAAATTGATACAAATATTAAGTCATATTTGTTATAGATGAGATATTGTAGATTATTATTGAGATAAGATTTgtatttttatcatgttatcAACTATTCAAACTCTGTAAATctgctctataaatagaggtaTCAAATGATGAATAAAGTATTCCAAATCATTATATCTTCTCTATACTCTCTACTATtgacaacacgttatcagcatgAATGCTCTTCAaggtaaaatttataaataatttattctttatcttGTATGGATGCTCTCGAAGAAGCACAATATTTAGATTTAAATTGATGCTCTCGAAGTAgcacaacttttaattttatgttgatgCTCATGGAGTAGCACAACACAactttatgttgataatattgatagatctatgaataaaatatagatatataagatttatcaatattttcaaAGAATCTTGATCTAAgatcataaaaatccatcaatatctatgaataatattgatataaaatataacgtTATCATATTCCTGAAGAATTTAGATAAATGTTATATGTTTCAACCATATTCTTGAAGAATAGTGATTCAATGTAaattataaatgtattgttGTTTTGATTCAAGCTTTCTTATCATATCTTGGTTTGCTCGTTTaagatttatattatttgaatttcgatGATTTAATCAGTCGTTAAAATATTGTGTGAATACAAGTATTTGATAGATTTACGACAAGTTTTGAGTCGATCACAACACTATAATTGATATtaattggataaaaaaaatttactatttttttcttcactttGAAATTAACTGGCTCCTATGTTAGTAGTTACTTGGCGAACAAGGTGATTTATTTGTCAACATTCGAAATTTGACATAGatacataaattattaattgaacACATCTCCATGTACACCAAATTCGATAGACTACATGGTATCAtgtgtatttatatttttagtgcaCAAATGAAGACTAGATAATggttagataaaataatttaatatttatgttcATTGATGTTAGTTTAACAAATAGAATAACAAAATTTCAAGATTGCATAGTAAAAGTGGTAACATGTGTTATCATTGCATAATttgttataatatttattttcaataatagtAATACAATTTTACTTTATATATGTCATAATtctaattatataaatttttttaagttgcAATGGCGAACATCACCAAACTTGAATTTGAAGCACTTGACTTGactggaaaaaattatttatcatggaTTTTGGATGCCGAGGTCCACCTTGTCTATATGAATTTAGGATATACAATCAAAGAAGGAAATGAAATGTCCCAGCAGGACCGTGCAAAGGTACTTATTTTTCTTCGTCATCACCTCAATGATGGGTTGAAAGTCGAATATCTCACTGTGAAAGAGCCACGAGAGTTTTGGAAAAAtctaaaagaaagatttgaccATCAGAGGACAGTAGTTCTCCCAAGAGCTCGATATGAATGGATGTACCTACTGTTACAAGATTTTTAAGTCCGTAAGTGATTATAACTATGCATTATTCAAGACTAGTTTCACACTGATACTCTGTGGAGAGAAAGTCACTGATCAAGACATGTTAGAAAAAACATTCTCCACTTTTCATGCATCAAACGTGCTCCTGCAGCAGCAATATCGTGAACGAGGATTTCGAAGGTACTCTGAACTCATCTCATGCTTACTAGTTGCTGAACAAAACAATGAGCTGCTCATGAAAAATCACTAAATGCGCTCAATTGGATCAACACGATTTCCTGAAGCAAATGGAACTACATTTCCTGAAGAACATGGAATTTCATTTCCTGAAGCAAATGCTAATTGTactcaaaatcataataatgAAAGTcaacgtggacgtggacgtggacgtgagCACGGGCGTGGGCGTGGGCGTGGGCGTGGCCAAAAAAGATACTATCAGCaacaaaatggaaaaaaaaacacaaaacaaGTCACTATCAGTGGAATTCCAATAACGAAGAAGCAACAGAGAAAAGTTCCAAAATGTATGAAGAAAAATGTTGTACATGTGGAATGGAAGAGCATTGGTCTCGTACCTGTCGTACGGCAAAACATCTTGTGGATCTCTTCCGAAACTCAATcaaggaaaatgaaaaaattgagatGAATTTTGTGGACAATGATGATCCAATTGATATAACTCACTTGGACGTCTCTGATTTCTTTGCTCATTCATATGGAAATATAGATAATTTGATTGATGGTGATGTGttagaaaacaataaataattatttttatttgtcttttTCCTACTTtgaatttctattattttttaggTTATCATGGTTTCGTTTTTATTCTGATGTTCAGTTCATATTTAAGATTTGTCGTGGAGGTTTATTTTGTTATTCAATAAATGTTTGtattattattcaataaaatatttcttttgaaAGTCTTACATATTATCATATTTAGCTTAttgagttatattttattttaaattaatgatgATATGTCATGATAAATGCTTAGCAGATAGTGGTACAACACATAccattcttcaaaataaaaggTATGTTTTTGGAGTTAACATTAGCTGAAAATAATGTTACAACAATATCGGgtgcataaaaaattattgaaggttatggaaaagaaaaaatcattttacCAAATGATACAAGcctatatattgaaaatgttctATATGCTAGCAAAtccaatataaattttgaataccTTTGCATAACATCTATTATATCTGGCCTGAAGcagataaaagaaaaattatgtgCACTCCCTTCTAGAAtgtattttacaaaaataaaaacatttgaaGCAAACATTGTCACAAACCAGAAGTTTGTTGACCAACAAAGCTTCAAATTATGGCATGATCAACTTGGTCACCTTGGAGCAACAATGATGcgcaaaaaaataataaactcaCATGGACACCCTTTAAAGAACTAGAAGATTCTTTTACACAATGATTATCCATGTGTATCTTGTTTACAAGGCAAACTAATTACAAGACATTTACCTACAAAGGATTATGTTGAAATCCCAACCTTCTTGGAGAGAATTCATGGAGATATTTGTGGGTCTATATacccaccatgtggaccattttgATATTTCATGATATTGATTGATGCGTCTACTAGATGGTCACATGTTAGTCTGCTTTCAACTCGAAATATATCTTTTGCTAGATTACTTGCGCAAATTCTTAAATTACGAGCTCGATCCCAgacatttaataaatattgtatGTCAATAGAGATTTCAGTTGAGCATTCGGTTCCCCATGTTCATACACAAAATGACTTAGCATAGTCATTTATTAAGCGTTTACAATTAATTGCTAGACCAACTGATGAGAACAAAACTTCAATCATCGGCGTGGGGCCATGCCATAATACACGTTGCTTCATTGATTCGTATAAGGCCAACTAATTATCACCAATACTCGCCTTTACAACCTGCTTATGGTTGAGAACCTGATGGTTCTCATCTTCGAGTATTTGGTTGTGCAGTACAAGTTCCTCTCCCACTTACACAACGAACCAAAATGGGCCCACAACATAGACTTGAGATTTATGTGGGATATGATTCATCATCTATTATTAGATACTTGGAACCTTTAATAGGATAGTTGTTTACTGCGAGATTTACAGATTGTCAATTCGATGAGTTAGAATTTCCAAATCTAGGGGAAATAAAGTTGAATCCCAAATAACAACAAAAGGTTTGTTGGAATGAGAAAACACTATCTCATTATCATCCTCGAAACAATCAATGTGAGCAAGAAGTTGAAAGAATCATTCACTTGCAAAGAATCGTAAATCAATTGTCCGATGCTTTTGTTAATACAAAGAATGTGACAAAGTCACATATACGTGCAGAGAATGCCCCTGTAAAAATTGATTTCCCCGTAGGACCAGCTACTATTCAACCTGCAAATGAATCTAAAATACGCCAGAAGCGTGATCGACCAATTGTTTCCAAGGATATTGTACCTCGAAAAAGAAAGGTACAAgagaaagaaaattcaaaagctCCCAAAGAAGCAATCTTGGATGATATGGTAAGAGAAATCAATAAACCAAACTTGGATAATATTATTCCTGAAGAATCAAATTCTCATGAAAATAATgagatttcaacaaattatatatcatctcaaaaattttgggatcgAAATAACACAATTGTTGACAATGTCTTTGTCCTAAATGTCGCCCTTGACATCATACATAATGAAGACCCAGAACCACAATCCGGTAAAGATTGTCAACAAACAGATGCTTGGCCAAAATGAAAGAAGGCCATAAAGACTGAATTAGACTcactaaaaaaacataaagtGTTTGGACCTGTAGTACGAACACATGAAAATGTAATCCCGGtaggatacaaatgggtttttgtACGAAAGAGGAATGAAAATGGTGAAATTGTAAGATACAAGGCCCGACTCGTAGCCCAAAGTTTCTCGCAGTGACatggaattgactatgaggaaacatATTCACCTGTGATCGATGCCACTACTTTTCGATTCCTAATCAGTTTAGCATTActagaaaatccctgaaggattcaAACTATTGAAAGGAAATGGTGAAGCACCCAAGGCTATGTTATCAATAAAACTGCATAAATCCTTATATGAATTAAAGCAATCTGGTCGCATGTGGTACAATTGTATTAGTGAATATTTATTAAAGGAAGGATACACAAATAATGATATTTGTTCATGCGCTTTTATAAAAAGAACATATAAGGGTTTTCCAATTGTGACAGTATATGTTGATGACCTAAATCTTATTGGCAATCTAGAAGAGCTTACTAATAATGTCAATTACTTGAAAAATGAGTTTGAGATGAAAGATTTAGGAAAGACAATTTTCTCTCGGATTCAAATTGAACATTTACAATAGGGAATATTTGTTCATCGATCATCATatacagaaaaaatattaaaacacttTTACATTGACAAGTCACACCCATTAGCATCACCAATGTTTGTTCGATCACTTGATGCTAACAAATATCCTTTTCGACCACTTGAAAATGGAGAAAAAATCATTATTCCAGAAGTATCATATCTAAGTGCGATTGGTGCATTGTCATATCTCGCAAATTGTACTCGCCCAAATATATCATTTTCTATTGATCTTTTAGCGAGATATAACTCATGTCCAATCCGAAGACATTGGAATGGTGTAAAACACATATTTTCGTTACATTCGTGGTACAACTGATATGAGATTATTTTATTCGacaaaatcaaagtcttctttaGTTGGATATGCAGATGCAGGATATCTTTCTGATCTATATAAAGCTAAATCCCAGACAGGTTCTGTGTTTACACGAGGAGACACTGCTATATCATGGAAGTCGGTGAAGCAATCCTTAACAACGACATCTTCAAATCACTCTGAGATCATTACAACGCATTAAGCAAGTCTGGAGTGTGTGTGGTTGAGATCCAAGACACAACATATTCAAAAATCATGTGGGTTGCCAACAGCCAAAGATAGCCCAACAATAACATTCGAAGATAATGCTGCTTGCATTGCGCAGTTAAAAGGAGACTATATCAAATGTGATAGAACAAATCATATTTTACCAAAGTTTTTCTATACACATGAGCTTCAAGAAAATTGTGATATTGACATCCATCAAATTCGCTCAAGCGACAATATAGTTGACTTATTTACAAAGGCATTGCCAACTTCAACATTCAAGAAATTGGTGCACAAGATAGGGATGCATCCGTTGAAAGATCTTAGATGATTGAGATCGGAGGGAGTATCTATTAtcgtacttttttttttccttcgttCAGGTTTTTCTCATTGGGTTTTACTGAAAAAGTTTTAACGATGCAACATTTGAGCTCCCACATCTCTTAGAAGTAATTTGTTGAGTCGATAATCATCTAAGGGGGAGTGTTATAGATAAGATATTGtaattgattattgatataatatttgtattTTATCGTGTTATCAGCTATTCAAACTCTGTAAATATGCTATATAAATAGAGGTATCAAATGATGAATAAAATATTCCAAATTATTCTAACTTCTCTATATTCTTTACTATTCAcaacaatatttaaataatttaaatcagcgaacaattcaaattattattcaagaaaaaaatattataaaatagcATAAATTTAGCAATGAACACATTAAGTGgatatcatatttaaataatttaaatcaacGAATGATTTAGATATTataaatcatgaaaaaatattatcaaatagcataaattttaaaaatgaatattaACGTACATAAATAACTATtcgttaaaaatataatatatcttttttggaataaaactgtaaattttttttttttttttgcggaCTTTGCGTAAAGAATTAAtcttttttaaataacaaaaatgaataataatttaaaaataaaggaaaCAGCCGCTTCCCCCTTCCTGTGCAATCCATAAACCACCATCTTCCAATTGGCCTTTTACCAAAAGCACACTTCAATTGCAAAGTAAAACCCTAATTGCATTTTTCTGTAAAAATGCCGAGGGAAATCATCACATTGCAGGTGGGACAATGTGGGAATCAGATCGGGATGGAGTTTTGGAAGCAGCTCTGCCTCGAACATGGCATCAGCAGAGAAGGAATTCTCGAGGACTTTGCTACCCAGGTTCGTTCACCACTCCCGTGCTTCTCACAATCTTGTACTTTTTATGCTTTGAAGGCTCCACGTAGAGTTCTTTTTTGGTAACTGCTCATCATTTCACCCGCAATGTGAGAAGGTGTATAACGATTGTTGGTGCGGTGAGTAGTGcttatttatttgtgtgttgATGGCTATTTGCTTTCCGAAGAGCGTCTTATTACCTATGGGAATTAAAATAGATTTGTAGTGTGTGATACAGTCAAAATACATAGGACACCTGTAATTGGAGGCTAATTTTTCAGGCAACGGAAAGGGGTCAAatgtatgttatatttttttgtattttctaaTTTTCCTCATGGATTGTGTTAGATTTAGTACGTATGTGTGCTGTGAAAGTTACATGACTAGCTCCAGTTCTTTCTTTAGTTCTTTCTTTATTGAGATGTTGTGAGCAGATTCTTATCTACGTACAGATATCTGTGGCATCATATCGAGATTTGATTTTAATCTAGCCACAGTCTTGGTATAATGTTCTGACGAACTAGTTCTCTAAACATACAGGGAGGTGACCGTAAAGATGTGTTTTTCTATCAAGCAGATGATCAACATTATGTACCACGTGCTGTACTTATGGATTTGGAGCCTAGGGTGATTAATGGAATACAAAACAGTGAATACAGAAATCTCTATAATCATGAAAACGTATTTATTGCAGATCACGGAGGGGGTGCTGGAAATAATTGGGCCAGTGGGTACCATCAGGTTAGAAACTTTTTTAGACtttgattgatttatttatttctttattgcTACCTTACTTCCTCATTTACTGAAAAATTTGGACGCCTACTGAATTTTCTCATTGTTTCGTATCATTGATGCAACTGGCATCGTTTTGATTAGGGTGAGCAATATGAGGAGGATCTAATGGACATGATCGACAGAGAGGCGGATGGCAGTGATAGTCTCGAGGGTTTTGTATTGTGCCATTCTATTGCCGGGGGAACAGGCTCAGGTACTTGACCTTTTTTATATGAGCTTGTTTAAGTTCTTCCCTTTCAGTTAGAGCAATTATAATGTTAATACCACAGCACAAAAAGATATTGGATCATTAGTTCACGACCGCTCTCTCCCCCTTCCACCCTTGATTTCAATGGCCACATGTCTTCTGTTACAAAGTTATTTTCTTTTAACTCTGCTGATTATTgcaatgatttttaaatgctcCATGCAGGAATGGGTTCTTATCTTTTGGAGACTCTTAATGATCGCTATAGTAAAAAACTTGTCCAGACGTACAGCGTGTTTCCTAACCAAAATGAAACTAGCGATGTTGTCGTTCAGCCATACAACTCTCTTCTGACGCTCAAGAGGCTGACACTAAATGCTGATTGTGTAGTTGTTCTTGATAATACTTCCCTTAATAGGATTGCTGTAGATCGACTTCATATTTCAACTCCCACCTTTGCCCAAACAAATTCTCTAGTTTCTACCGTCATGTCAGCAAGCACAACAACCTTGCGCTATCCAGGATACATGAACAATGACTTGGTTGGCCTCCTTGCTTCATTGATTCCTACTCCTCGATGTCACTTTCTAATGACAGGATATACACCACTTACAGTAGAACGCCAGGTCAGATATCATTGGCTAATGTTGTTTAGAGAGATTGTTTGGTTTTTGTATTCTGTGACAATCAATTAAGCTATTTCTGTTGTCTCCTGGAAAGTTTTCATGGTGATTTAGAGCTGGTTTTGCTTGATTTATAAGTTGTTTGAAACACCTTGTAAGATGCTTAGGAGTTTTTAAGATATTTGAAAGtgtttgttaaatattttaaaatgatcttATACAAAgatcttttaaaatatacaaaatcttttaaaaaaacgtGATGCCACCCAACTTATTTTCTAAGATCCCATGAACTTTAtttaaactaattaaaataaattcaatatttatcCTTCTATCCAATATTTTCCTTCATGCTCTTTTCCCTGACCATTATCAGTATCTGTTAATgatcaaattgaaatttttagTGTTGACCGCGTAAGATTGATGGTTTTAATTTCCTTTGATCGGTTACTAGCTTATAGATCTCTTATAGAAAGTGTGTTATGCATAGGACCAAAATTTAGAAAGTGTGATTCTTGGAAACTTTAATTTTGTAGTGTCGGACGCTGTTTAAGAACACCTCACACCACAAGAAATATTTCTTCGGAACTCATATTCATCAACCAacatattcatcttatttaataCATTATATCTATTATATTGAACAAGGCGAAATATCAAAATTCATCTCTTTGATAGATGACAACAGATAAG
This genomic interval carries:
- the LOC140961755 gene encoding membrane-associated progesterone-binding protein 4, with product MRWSPFLGIPVLLAVISFIVFKLFPNSSTDLTTPRLFTVEDLAPYNGTDPGLPLLLGILGSVFDVTKGRNHYGAGGGYNHFTGRDASRAFVSGNFTGEGLTDTLHGLSSAEVKSIVEWRDFYFRTYTFVGKLVGRYYDGEGNPTKYLKGVEAKAARGAQLLEKQKKEEAKVASCNSRWSQEEGSEVWCDDGYPRLVQRPEEIALTGKMSKRCACFKEDELGQAGLEVYNGCDYLAKKCRL
- the LOC140961051 gene encoding uncharacterized protein, with product MANITKLEFEALDLTGKNYLSWILDAEVHLVYMNLGYTIKEGNEMSQQDRAKTSFTLILCGEKVTDQDMLEKTFSTFHASNVLLQQQYRERGFRRYSELISCLLVAEQNNELLMKNH
- the LOC140962108 gene encoding tubulin gamma-1 chain-like, whose amino-acid sequence is MPREIITLQVGQCGNQIGMEFWKQLCLEHGISREGILEDFATQGGDRKDVFFYQADDQHYVPRAVLMDLEPRVINGIQNSEYRNLYNHENVFIADHGGGAGNNWASGYHQGEQYEEDLMDMIDREADGSDSLEGFVLCHSIAGGTGSGMGSYLLETLNDRYSKKLVQTYSVFPNQNETSDVVVQPYNSLLTLKRLTLNADCVVVLDNTSLNRIAVDRLHISTPTFAQTNSLVSTVMSASTTTLRYPGYMNNDLVGLLASLIPTPRCHFLMTGYTPLTVERQANVIRKTTVLDVMRRLLQTKNIMVSSCARTKEASQAKYISILNIIQGEVDPTQVHESLQRIRERKLVNFIDWGPASIQVALSRKSPYVQTAHRVSGLMLASHTGIRHLFSKCLSQYEKLRKRQAFLDNYRSHPMFAEDLSEFDESRDVIESLVDEYKACESPDYIKWGMEDPNHVLSGEGNTGGTVEPKLEL